The following DNA comes from Moritella sp. 24.
AGAAAATATGAAATGGTGTAAACAGGCACAAAAAAACCGTAAACAATAACCTACTCACTAGGTATCATTTACGGTTAGTCAATCGATCACATTTTAAGACCTATTCAGCCTCTCAATCGATACTTATATAAACATTATGCATAGAGATTATTTGTATACTGGGTATTCTGCACATAGCGCTTGTACGTTAGCACGTACCGTTGCAGCTACATCTTCATTACCGATGTTATCTAATACGTCACACATCCAACCAGCAAGTTCACCAGCTTTATCAGCAGGGATACCACGGCGAGCTAGTGCAGGCGTACCGATACGTAGACCAGATGTAACAAATGGTGAACGTGGATCGTTAGGTACAGAGTTTTTGTTTACTGTGATATGCGCATTACCCAGTGCAGCATCTGCATCTTTACCTGAGTATTCTTTGCCAATCAGATCAACTAAGAATAGGTGATTTTCAGTACCGTTAGAAACGATTTTGAAACCACGTTCTTGTAATACTGCAACCATGCTTTTCGCACAATCAAGTACATTTTGTTGGTAAACCGCAAATTCAGGTTCCATCGCTTCTTTAAATGCAACCGCTTTAGCAGCGATAACGTGCATTAAAGGACCACCTTGACCACCAGGGAAGATTGCTGAGTTTAATTTTTTCTCAATCACTTCATCTGCTTGCGCAAGGATAAGACCACCACGTGGACCACCTAATGTTTTATGCGTCGTTGTAGTAACAACGTGTGCATGTTTCATTGGATTTGGATATAGGCCAGCAGCAACTAAACCTGCAACGTGTGCCATATCAACAAATAGGAAAGCACCTACTTTATCAGCGATTTCACGGAATTTAGCCCAATCAACAACACCTGAGTATGCAGAGAAACCAGCAACAATCATTTTTGGCTGATGTTCAATTGCTAACGCTTCAACTTCAGCGTAATCTAGCTCACCCGTTTCAGGGTTGATTCCGTACTGAACTGAATTGTAAATTTTACCCGAGAAGCTAACGCTTGCACCGTGTGTTAAGTGACCACCATGAGCAAGGCTCATGCCTAGTACAGTATCACCTGGTTTAACTAATGCCATGTAAACTGCAGCATTTGCTTGTGAACCAGAGTGTGGTTGTACATTCGCGTAATCAGCACCAAATAATTGCTTAGCACGTTCAATTGCTAAAGACTCAGCAATATCAACATACTCACAACCGCCATAATAGCGTTTGCCTGGGTAGCCTTCTGCATACTTATTCGTAAGCTGAGAGCCTTGAGCTTCCATTACGCGTGGGCTTGTATAGTTCTCTGAAGCAATAAGCTCGATATGATCTTCCTGACGAGTTACTTCTTGTGTCATTGCTGCCCATAATTCTGCATCATAGTCAGCTATATTCATATCACGTGTAAACATCCGTTTTCTCCTGATTGAGATAATACAAGTTGGTTTAAACTAAATTTCGCGGATATTGTAACGCGAGTGTTAGTAAGTTCCTACTAGAAAGACTTGAGAAAATTTCAATTTTGCGTGAAAAGACTGCATTTTAATTTAACTTTGA
Coding sequences within:
- the glyA gene encoding serine hydroxymethyltransferase; the protein is MFTRDMNIADYDAELWAAMTQEVTRQEDHIELIASENYTSPRVMEAQGSQLTNKYAEGYPGKRYYGGCEYVDIAESLAIERAKQLFGADYANVQPHSGSQANAAVYMALVKPGDTVLGMSLAHGGHLTHGASVSFSGKIYNSVQYGINPETGELDYAEVEALAIEHQPKMIVAGFSAYSGVVDWAKFREIADKVGAFLFVDMAHVAGLVAAGLYPNPMKHAHVVTTTTHKTLGGPRGGLILAQADEVIEKKLNSAIFPGGQGGPLMHVIAAKAVAFKEAMEPEFAVYQQNVLDCAKSMVAVLQERGFKIVSNGTENHLFLVDLIGKEYSGKDADAALGNAHITVNKNSVPNDPRSPFVTSGLRIGTPALARRGIPADKAGELAGWMCDVLDNIGNEDVAATVRANVQALCAEYPVYK